The genomic DNA TCGTGAAGACAACCCACCAGGAAACATCTTTTGGATTCCAGGCCCAATATGCGTGACAGATTTCGATGAAGGCCAGATATCCTGACGCAAGAAACAGAATTGAACCAAATATATTCGGCACCCAGATCAGGAGGTTTGATTCAAACCAGTCAAGCGAAGGTAGAGTCGCGTCGAATGTGTTAAAGTTGAATAGAATCGTTCCGATAAATTGCAATGCACTGCTCAGCCATCCGATATCACCCGGTCGCCAACCCAAAATGTTAAGCCGCCTGGAGGAACCAGAATTTTCATCAGTCGATTCACCTGCATTGGCGGCTTGAAATAACTGGAGATATGCGGCAGTAGTAAAAGGTATCGAACCAGCAAAAAAGATCGTGTTGATCTGCAACGAATCAAGGGACCAGACAGTTGCCAGTTTTGGTGATAAGCACAACACACTCCCGATTATAAACAAAAGCGAACCAATCGCGAAGATAACGCCAATCCACCAATTCAGTTCTTGAGGCTTCCACAAGCAGCAAAGTAACGAATTGCCATTCGCAATTGTCTTGAGCGCCACTGGTCGAACCAGTCCCTTACGGTGGTGACGAGAGCTCCAGTTATATCTCGATTGATCGGCAGCCCTGTATGCTCTCCAGGTAACAAACGGCCAAGGCCCTTTAGTTTCCACGCACTCCAAACTGGATGATTGAATGTTGTTGCTTTGTTCGGACTGCTCATCCATATTTTTCTCGGGCGGATTTCAGGTCAGTCTGTTGCTTCACCAAAACGTTTGACAGACAACGTGAGGCTCCTGGCAATGCCAATATCGGTCGAGAACTCTTCGCGGACAAAATAGCGACAGTTGCGCAAAGAGTATCCGCTCACATTCTTGGAAATTTTCCGTTAATGATGAAAACCGGAAGCCTCCGCAGGCGTCATCGGAGTGAGAACGGGATGTTGCTGAAAGTGTTCCAGCGTTCGTTTCATGTCCTCGACCAACAGTGCTCCCAAATCCCGACTGACACCCTGTCGCACCAAAATCCGCTGAATCGATAACTCTTGCATATTGGCGGGCAAAGAATAGGCGGGAACCTGCCAACCGCGACTTCGCAGGCGATCGGCCATGTCGTACAGGCTGAATCCTGCGTTGGCATCTTCCTTCATTTTCCAGCAAACTGCCGGAATACCTGCGTCCATTTCTCCGTTGTAGATCACCTCAAATGGCCCGAGCTTTTCGATTTCACTCGCGATGTACTGCGCCGTCTCATAGCAAGCGCTGTGAATCTTGCGATAGCCTTCCTTACCCAGTCGGAGGAAATTGTAATATTGACAGACAACCTGTCCGCCCGGTCGCGAGAAATTCAGCGCGATGTCGCGCATATTGCCGCCCAGGTAGTTCACCCAAAAGATCAATTCCTCCGGCAGATCTGTGGACTCACGCCAAATCACCCAGCCGACGCCCAATGGCGAGAGACCGAATTTGTGACCCGATGCGTTGATCGATTTGACACGTGGAATGCGAAAATCCCAGACGAGATCTGGAGAGCAGAAGGGCGCCAGAAAACCGCCACTCGCCGCATCAACGTGCATCCGAATGTCCAGCCCTGTCTCCTCTTCCAACTGGTCTAAAGCGTCTGCGACCGCCTTCACCGGCTCGTACTGGCACGTGAAGGTGACACCTAAAGTGGGCACAACACCAATTGTATTTTCGTCGACCCGGCTGAGAACTTCTTCGGGAGTCATAATGAGCCGATCGTGCTCCATGGGGATCTCGCGATGTTCAATGTCCCAATATCGCGTGAATTTGTGCCAGCATATTTGGACGGGACCGGTAACCAGATTCGGCTTGTCGATTGGCTTACCGGCTGCCTTTCGCTTGGCTTCCCAGGCACGCTTCATCGCCATACCGCCCAGCATCGCGGCTTCGCTGGAACCGGTCGTCGAACAACCGATCGTGTTGGCGCCGGCTGGCGAGTTCCACAGATCGGCAAGCATATGGACGCAGCGGGCCTCGAGTTCCGCGGTCTGCGGATATTCGTCCTTATCGACCATGTTCTTGTCTAAGCAATCATTCATCAACTGTTGGACTTCCGGCTCGGCCCAGGTTTGGCAGAATGTGGCCAGATTTTGGCGAGAATTACCGTCCAGCATCAGTTCGTCGTGCACGACAGCATAGGCATGGCGTGGGTTTTGTTCCGAGGTGGGAAACTTGTATTTTGGCATGCTGACAGAAAGATCGACAGACGCGTACACATCATCTTCGATACTATCGCGTACGGAGTCTTTGTCATGTAACGGCATGAATTGTCCTTTGAGTAACGAGAGAATAGCAATGAGCAGGTAACGTCAAACACTCTTGCTTCTTTTGCACTATACATTAACGCAAGAGTTTTCTCACGCCCCCTTCACGCGATTTGGCTCTCCTGGCATCGGTTGCGACAGAAAGACTGCGAACTATCCATGTGTAATAATACCCATGGCAATGGTGCAATTATCGAAGGCCAAAAACGTGTCGTTGCCCGACAACTTCTCGTCCATCACCATAAATACGATGCTGACCTGGCACGAGGATCGAACCAGCAGAGCGCAGGATCTCATCTTCTTCATTCAGATCTATAAATACTGAGATATTATCTCTTTACGAAGCAATTCCCCACTTTCAGCATCTCATTAAAGCGATCACAGTGCGATTCGATAAGGATAAAAACTGACAGATATCAGGTTGACCTCTGTTCGCTTGAGGGTCCGTCGATTGCAGACGTTATACTCATACTTATTCTATGAGCTTCTTCACCAGCACCTTCGCAGCGGGTTGCCATTTGTCTGACGTTTCACACCCGAAAGCAGTCACCATCTTCCAGGTGCCGTTGAAATCCTTTGGGACTGTTTGGTTCTGGAATACTCTCAAATAATATTTTCGGTATGTGTTAGGAACGTTCCATATTGTTGAGATGCTTTCTGTTTCCTCAGGGACTTCAAGAATCCGTGAAACTGCAAATTGACCGCTGTTTGGCTCATAAACTGAGAGCCAGTCAACGGCTCTGTTGATATAGAAAAGACGAGAAACGTTATCATCATCCAGAAGTGGCTGATAAATGTCGTCGTCAGGTTGGTCATCGTTCCCTGCGATAAGTTCGGAAACCGTTGGCGTCCACGCATGCATAAAGTGATAAACGAGACTGAGGGGAGTTTCAACGTTCGTCTTGATCGTCGTCGTTTCATAAAGACAATTGCCTTTGATCTCGATGATGTTTGTGAGTAAGAAGCCACGAATCTTTGATTCTCGCACGAAGCGAAATGATTCTCCTTTGAGTTTCGCCTCCGGAGTGGTGAGTTCTTTGCCGTCCAAGAAGAAGGAGAGCGACTGCAAGTCTTCCGGCTCATTTTCAAGATGTGCCGTTCCAATGAAGCCAATTTCAGGATAACGGAAGACAGTCCCATACGCACTTCGTTCAGTTGTCATCGGTGTTCCGCGAAAATCAATTCGACCAGGAGTCCATTGTGTCGATTGTCGCAGGAGGATTGTCACCTCTCCACATTCCACTGTGATCGACGGCAAGTCTGGTCCAATGTTTGGTCGAAAGTCCTCAGCCGATGCACTCGCAGCAGTTGAGAACAGGATGAATGCAAATATGGTTTTCATCATTTTAATAGCGATCTATTGCAAGATAATTATCGGCGGGTGGCGGGGCGCTCTCGAAGAGAAGCCCCCGAATCGTTGAACTTCCGGGGGCTTCCGCTGAAGCGGAGCGCCCCCGCCACCCCGGAGGTTCTGTTCAAGATGTTACAGGAAATCCGGTTTCCAATTGGAACAGGGTTTAGCTGCCAGCATGATTACTTATCGGGCTGCATTGAGCAGTCCCGATTCATCGTCAAGGACAGTGAGATCCCCTGAAGCTTAATGAAGTAGTCTTCCATTGCTCCGGTGGGAGAGTTTTCCAGAGTACATATTCTAAATGACAGTAAGAGATTATTGGACAGTTGGCTAACGATTGAAACAGAAAATGAATAGTCATCGGTTAGCACGCCCCGGAACGACCGCGCCCTTCGCTTCGTTTTGGGGCGTGTTACCCACGATGTCGCTCACAGAATTCGTATCATTCTGTCCCCATATTTGAGTTGTTCCATGCAGATCAGACACTGCCTGACGCACTCCTGTCTAAGAATTGATCGCAATGATGATGGATAAACAATAGCAAGCATTTGCACTTAACAACACATTGACATAAGACAAAAACGATGAACTGTTGAGCGGAAATGCTCAATATAAGAGCAACTCGCAAAATATTGTTATCTCCTGATATCATAAGTGCCATAAATCTCAGCCAAAATCAGCAATTTTTGGCCATAACTTTGATGGTACGGGATTTGCTTCATTAATAATTCCAATTAAAGTCTTTTCGTCTCATTCGAGACAATACCATGTTGTTCGAATCAGAGACGGTTTTCTTTTTGATTTCTTCCTTCTTTATCTTTTGCCTTGGCTACAGCTTTGGCGTATGGAGTACTTAGATGCTGAAACGACGTGGATTCACCCTGATCGAACTTTTGGTCGTGATCGCAATCATTGCCATTCTGGTGGCCCTGTTGCTGCCAGCAGTGCAACAAGCCCGCGAAGCCGCCCGACGGTCGTCCTGTAAAAACAATTTGAAACAGATTGGCTTGGCATTACACAACTACCACGATGTACACAGCGTTTTCCCCCCTGCCGTCATTCATGCAGGCCTGGACGATTGTCAAGAGTTCATGCAACAGGGCGGTCAGATTCTCAATCACACTTGCTACCAGATGTTGCTTCCTTTTCTCGAGCAGGGTTCACTTTACGATTTGTACAACTTTAGCTTGCCAAGCGGTACGGGTAGGCACAGCGGGTGTGACGCGACAATCGGTTCTTACACGATCACTTCGGCAACTACCCGTCAATTTAATATTGTGAATTCTCAAATTCCGGTCTTTCGCTGCCCTTCCGATCCGGGTGCTGATGTAGGCACAGGCAGCGCCGGTGGCACATATGATTCCCTGGGTGCTTACCGTACAAGTTATGGCGTCGTTGCCCATACAAATGGAGCAGGCTGGAGTGGAACATGGAGATCGGCTACAAGTTCCTCGAAAGGTGCACTCGGCCCCAACGGTTCTGCGAAAATGCGGGATCTGGTAGATGGCACCAGCAATACGATGATCTTTATCGAAACACCACTCATCAAAACTTCCACGAGCTACGGTCCTTTCTGGAACAATGCGAGTTGGACGTTTTTTATACAGCCAGGTAATGCAAGTTATGCGTTGAATGTCCCTTATAACTCTTCCAGTCCTCTCTCTTACGCTTGGGGATCAGGAAGTTTTCATACCGGTGGCGGACAAATGGTGATGGGCGATGGCTCTGTTCGCTTTTTAAGTGAAAACGCGAATCTGGCTACCGTTCAGGCGCTGATCTCTGTCAATGGTGGCGAAGTAATTGGCGAACTGTAACGCATTAAGATTTTCACAAAATCAGTCAGGGTAACAGTCAATTTCGTCTGTTACTTTGATTTTTCATTCACATGATATCTCGTGTTATCATGCTACCGTATACTTAAACTGGAACAGTTACAGGTAACCAATGAATAGCGTGCGTCAGACATCTCTTAGCTTATTTGCCCGAATCAGCATGATTTGTGGATTAGTTGCTTTCACCGGATGTGGAGGAAGTGGCGACCCGATTCCGATGCTGGTTCCCGTCACCGGCATGGTCGAATATCTGGGTAAACCACTCGCAGGAGCGGCTGTTTCTTTTTCACCGCAGCAAGCAGCGGAAACTGGAAGCCAACGCACTTCGCTCGGCAGGACAGACGAAAATGGCGTTTTTACGCTGATGTACAATGCCGACTACGAAGGGGCGATCATCGGTTCGCATATCGTCCGGATCAGCAAACTGGAAGGAACCGATGAAGAGCCGGGTGGCGAAATGCTGCCCTCAAAATACAACGCTCAGTCAACACTCACAGAAACCGTTTCTGCCGATGGTACGAATGATTTCTTTTTTCAGTTGAAAAAATAATTCGTTTTTTTCAACTGCTGACAGTTATTTTCTCAGGCATCTGACGGCTTGGCGTACGACGCACTTTAGGTTGAAACCGTACCAACTTTTAAATACGTTGATCGGCCTCATTTTTCTTTTGAGAAATAACCTGACGGTTCCCTTGGAGAACCTGTAGCGGAATCGATTTTGGAATCTCACCATGATTCGGCACGCCGACAAGGAACTGGGCAGGCGGCAATTGCAGGACTGACCTGCGGACTCGTCGTTTGGTTTTACCTTACCTCTCTTTTCCACTCCTGTTCACCGACAATTCTTCCCCGGTTCTGCACCAGGTTAAGCAACTAAGCATTATCTGCACCGATCCATCCTCTGCCTGGTGGCTCGGAATGAATATTATTGATTTTTAAGCAATTCCATTGCTTCAGGGTTCGTCGCTTATTACCTGTAATCAACTCAACGATAACAATCATCCCGTCTGTATCGTTTGCAATCTTTGAGAAATGAGAAGGTTGAAGCCTTAACATTTTTATTCACATCAGAGATCTGTTATTCTCACTCATTAATCAATGTCTGATTGAGTGATCCATTTCGCACCAATGGAAGTGCAATTCGAATCGGAAAACATGTTTCTGGTCGGGACGAAAGAACAGCCGAAAGATTTCAATAACGGCTTCGTCAGTTACGCATTCTATCTTGGTCAAATGACGCTCTAGGATTCAGTACGATCCCCATTTGATGGCATTGATGAATTCACCAGACGATTAAGAAGTACTGCCGTTCCGACTGAGGCACACCTTCGCATAAGCGATCAGAAAAATATGACACACGACTGGATAAGACTCTTGTGCTGTACGAATCCGACATGATAGACGGAAACGGCCACAAGAAAGATAACCTGCCAATTGTAATGGCTGGTGCTGGTTCAGGAGTGATCACTCCTGAACCTCAATTACATATCAACTCTCCGATACCGCTTGCAATTCTGTTGTTTTCAATCTCTCAAGTCTTCGATGTTGAGGGTGTTGACCACAACAGCAACAGCGTCGGCACGATTTCAGAATTGACTCCCTGATGAAGTTTGCTGTCATTATTATTGTGCAGTCTCTCTTCTGTTCGGTCTGTTTTGCGCAATCCTCAAACTGGCCTCAAGCAAGTGGACCGGAAGGAAACTATCAACACTCACAGGGCAAAGCGGCCATAAGCTG from Rubinisphaera italica includes the following:
- a CDS encoding DUF1559 domain-containing protein produces the protein MLKRRGFTLIELLVVIAIIAILVALLLPAVQQAREAARRSSCKNNLKQIGLALHNYHDVHSVFPPAVIHAGLDDCQEFMQQGGQILNHTCYQMLLPFLEQGSLYDLYNFSLPSGTGRHSGCDATIGSYTITSATTRQFNIVNSQIPVFRCPSDPGADVGTGSAGGTYDSLGAYRTSYGVVAHTNGAGWSGTWRSATSSSKGALGPNGSAKMRDLVDGTSNTMIFIETPLIKTSTSYGPFWNNASWTFFIQPGNASYALNVPYNSSSPLSYAWGSGSFHTGGGQMVMGDGSVRFLSENANLATVQALISVNGGEVIGEL
- a CDS encoding glutamate decarboxylase gives rise to the protein MPLHDKDSVRDSIEDDVYASVDLSVSMPKYKFPTSEQNPRHAYAVVHDELMLDGNSRQNLATFCQTWAEPEVQQLMNDCLDKNMVDKDEYPQTAELEARCVHMLADLWNSPAGANTIGCSTTGSSEAAMLGGMAMKRAWEAKRKAAGKPIDKPNLVTGPVQICWHKFTRYWDIEHREIPMEHDRLIMTPEEVLSRVDENTIGVVPTLGVTFTCQYEPVKAVADALDQLEEETGLDIRMHVDAASGGFLAPFCSPDLVWDFRIPRVKSINASGHKFGLSPLGVGWVIWRESTDLPEELIFWVNYLGGNMRDIALNFSRPGGQVVCQYYNFLRLGKEGYRKIHSACYETAQYIASEIEKLGPFEVIYNGEMDAGIPAVCWKMKEDANAGFSLYDMADRLRSRGWQVPAYSLPANMQELSIQRILVRQGVSRDLGALLVEDMKRTLEHFQQHPVLTPMTPAEASGFHH